In Coffea arabica cultivar ET-39 chromosome 9e, Coffea Arabica ET-39 HiFi, whole genome shotgun sequence, the genomic window TAACCAATGGGAAGGGGAGGGAGAGGTGAGAGAGAGATTAGATAGATGTTTAGGATCAGTGGACTGGTACCAACTTTTTGAAAAGGCAAGTTGTATTCACCAAGAAAATGAGGCCTCAGATCATAGCTTTATTATCCTGGACACTATCTCCAatcagagaaaaaagaaaagaagattttATTTTGATCAAAGGTGGGCTAGAAATGAGGAAAGCAAAGGTATCATAGAGGTAGCATGGGGTAGGGAACAGAAGGGATCAAGAATGTTCAAAGTGATGAGGAAAATCAAAGAATGTCGAATGGCTCTGTTGTTATGGAATAGAAAGTTGAGGATGAACTCTGGGAAGAAAATAGAACAGATTAAAGAGAAAATGTAGGAATTAAAAGAGTCAAATGGAGATAGGATACGAGGGCAGCTAGTGGTTATGAAACTTCAACTCAGCAAAGCTTACAAAGAGGAGGAACTTTACTGGAGTTAGAAAGCAAGATGTAGGTGGTTGCAGGAAGGGGATAAGAACACTGCTTATTTCCATGCAAGTGTGATGGCAACAAGGAAAAGGAACAAAATCACAGCTTTACAGAGGAGTAATGGGGAATGGTACGAAACTGAACAAGAAGTGACGAAGGAAATTTGCAGCTATTACCAACAGTTGCTTACAACAGCAAATTCTGATCAGGAGCAAGATGTAACTCAAGGTGTTCCCAATACTATCTCTAGACAGATGAATGAGCAACTGATACAACCAGTGAAGGAAGCAGAAATCAAAAAAGTTCTTTTTTCTATGCATCCAAATAAATCTCCGGGCACTGATGGTATGTCTCCACTATTTTTTCAAAAGTATTGGGATACTATCTGCTTAGATGTGGTAAATGCAGTAACCAGTTTTTTCCATTCGGGTAATATGTTGAAGGCTGCTAATGAAACTCTTATCACTCTGATCCCTAAGGTTGATAACCCTTTAAATTTGACTCAGTATAGGCCTATTAGTTTGTTTAATACCATGTATAAAATCATATCCAAAGTGCTGGCTAATAGGCTTAAAATTGTGCTAAACAAGTGTATCAGTGAGTCTCAATCCGCTTTTGTTCCTAGTAAGCAGATTATGGATAATGTTCTTATTGCACAAGAAGTCATgcattttctcaaaaacaaaagaaaagggagagtAGGCTATATGGCTTTAAAGTTAGATATGTCTAAGGCTTACGATAGGGTAGAATGGAAATTTGTAGGGAGAATGATGATGCGCATGGGCTTCTGTTCTATTTTTGTTCGATGGATTATGGCTTGTGTTTCCTCTGTGTCCTATTCTTTTAACCTGAATGGAGAAAGGGTGGGTTTCATCACAGCCAGTAGGGGGCTGAGACAAGAGGACCCCCTTTCTCCGTATCTTTTTCTGATTTGTGCAGGGACTCTCTTACATGATCAACAGGGAGATGAACCAAGGAAAAATCACAGGAATCAAAGTATGCAAAAACAGCCCCAAAATATCGCATTTATTTTTTGCTGATGATTCAGTAATCTGCTGCAAAGCAATAGTCCAAGAGGCAAAGCAATTAAAGGATATCTTACAGGCTTACTCAAAGGTGTCGGGGCAAGTGATCAATTTTGACAAATCAGATGTGTACTTCAGCAGGAATACTACTAGATAGGTCAGAGGAGATGAATGTCAAGAGTTAGGGAATATGAAGGAAGCAAGCAGTGGTAGATACTTGGGTCTGCCTATGGCGATAGGAAGATCAAAAAACCAAGTTTTTGGGTATATCAAGATCTCAATTATAAACAAATTGAAAGGTTGGAAAAACAAAATGTTGAGTTCAGCTGGGAAAGAAGTTCTGATCAAGTCAGTGATACAAGCTATGCCAAATTACGCCATGGCATGCTTTAAGCTGCCAAAAGGACTGTGCAAGGAAATATGCAAGTGCATAGCGAATTTCTGGTGGGGCAGAGAGGAGCAAGACAGGAAAGTGCATTGGTTAAGTTGGAAAAGATTATCAGAAGTTAAAGGAAAGGGGGGATTGGGTTTCAGAGATCTGGAAGCTTTCAATGAAGCCTTACTTGCTAAGCAGCTTTGGAGAATTTTAACTTCCCCAAATTTGCTAATGAGTAAGGTGATCAGAGCAAAATACTTAAAAGATCCAAATGCTCTGGAAAACAACCCCCCTCAATCAGCATCATGGTCATGGAAAAGCATTCACAGTGCAGGGAGACTGATTCAGAGAGGCATGTGGAAAAGGATAGGAGATGGAAGCCAGGTGAACATATGGAAGGAGAGGTGGATAATGGGATCAAAAACAGGTACAGTAACAACAAGTCGCTCTCCAAACTGTCGAATTCAGACCGTGAACCAGTTAATAAAAGATGGAAGATGGAATGCATAAATTATAAATCAAATCCTCAATCCAGAGGATAGTGTGAAGATAATCAGTATGCCACTCAGCTGCTTCAGAAGAAAAGACAGGTTTTTTTGGAACTTCTCCAAATCGGGGCAGTACACAGTGAAGACAGGATAAGCAAATGTTATGCAGGAAAAGAGCAATGGAACGAGAAGAGAAAGGATAGGAGAGGAAACAAGCTGGGAAATCAGAAAGCATAGCATTTGGAAACGTCTCTGGAAACTGAACTTGAAACACAAGCTGAAACTCTTCATCTGGAGGAGTTTGCAAAACAGCTTAGCTACCAAAGAGACAATCTACAGCATAACAGGTAAAGGTGACAGGATATGTAGTGGGTGCGGGGAGAAAGTAGAAACTATGGAGCACATGTTTTTTCAATGTCCGGTAGCTCAAACAGTTTGGAAAGTAGCACCAGTGAGATGGGAAGGACTGAATGATCTTCAAAATAATCTGTGGAGATGATGGGAAGCATTTTCACAAACtgagaaaatggaaaaaggaaaggaaagaatcAGCCTAACAGCAAACCTACTGTGGCAGATATGGAAATCACGGAACAAGGCCcaatttgaaaatgaaaaaggagaAGCAAGGAATATAATTGAGAAGGCACAACAGGTGTGGATTGAATATGAGGAGGTG contains:
- the LOC140014878 gene encoding uncharacterized mitochondrial protein AtMg00310-like encodes the protein MKEASSGRYLGLPMAIGRSKNQVFGYIKISIINKLKGWKNKMLSSAGKEVLIKSVIQAMPNYAMACFKLPKGLCKEICKCIANFWWGREEQDRKVHWLSWKRLSEVKGKGGLGFRDLEAFNEALLAKQLWRILTSPNLLMSKVIRAKYLKDPNALENNPPQSASWSWKSIHSAGRLIQRGMWKRIGDGSQVNIWKERWIMGSKTGTVTTSRSPNCRIQTVNQLIKDGRWNA